The following are encoded in a window of Gramella sp. MT6 genomic DNA:
- a CDS encoding stage II sporulation protein M yields the protein MREAAFVRQNKDKWVKYESLLQNNRTLSPEQLSDIYVELSDDLSYSKTFYPKSNTTKYLNGLASAAHQKIYSSKKESGNRIITFFTREFPSEFHKHQKQLLLSFLIFLGFTIIGAFSAASDSAFVRSILGDAYVNMTLENIANNDPMAVYKEMTETDMFLGITINNIRVSLMAFSLGVLAGIGTVFMLMQNAIMLGSFQYFFYDKGILWESARTIWIHGTIEISVIIVAGCAGLVVGKSILFPGTYSRLKSFTMGIKDGLKIVVSTIPFFIIAGFLEGFVTRLTHMPDFAAISIILISLFIILFYYVYYPLYLLKKSKNEPGTNPI from the coding sequence ATGCGCGAGGCTGCTTTTGTCAGGCAAAATAAAGATAAATGGGTTAAGTATGAAAGCCTCTTGCAAAATAATAGAACCCTGTCTCCAGAGCAACTTTCAGATATTTATGTAGAATTGAGTGACGATCTGAGTTATTCAAAAACATTCTACCCTAAGAGCAATACTACGAAATACCTGAACGGTCTTGCCTCTGCTGCTCATCAAAAGATATATAGCTCCAAAAAAGAATCAGGGAATCGTATCATCACCTTTTTCACCAGGGAGTTTCCTTCAGAATTTCATAAACATCAAAAACAGCTTTTACTAAGCTTTCTTATCTTTCTGGGATTTACCATTATTGGTGCTTTTAGTGCGGCTTCAGACTCTGCCTTTGTTAGATCTATTCTTGGGGATGCTTATGTTAACATGACACTGGAGAATATCGCTAATAACGATCCCATGGCGGTTTATAAGGAGATGACCGAAACGGATATGTTCCTGGGCATCACCATTAACAATATCAGGGTCTCCCTCATGGCCTTTTCGCTGGGCGTTCTTGCAGGAATAGGAACAGTTTTTATGCTGATGCAGAATGCCATCATGCTGGGAAGTTTTCAGTATTTCTTTTACGATAAGGGAATACTTTGGGAATCGGCCAGAACGATATGGATCCACGGCACTATTGAAATATCTGTCATTATAGTCGCCGGTTGTGCAGGACTGGTAGTGGGAAAAAGCATACTATTTCCAGGGACATATTCCAGGTTGAAATCCTTTACCATGGGAATCAAGGACGGCTTAAAGATCGTGGTAAGCACGATTCCTTTTTTTATTATCGCCGGCTTCCTGGAAGGTTTCGTGACGAGGTTGACCCATATGCCAGATTTCGCCGCGATATCGATCATTTTGATCTCCCTGTTCATAATCCTGTTTTATTATGTCTACTACCCTTTATATCTATTAAAAAAATCTAAGAATGAACCCGGAACTAATCCAATTTAA
- a CDS encoding MoxR family ATPase: MDNQEINPHEEEIKFENRIPLDGLKDSVAKLKDQLSRVIVGQENFVELLIVGMLSNGHVLIEGVPGVAKTITAKLFAKCLKTDFSRIQFTPDLMPSDVLGTSVFNMKSSEFEFKKGPIFSNIILIDEINRAPAKTQAALFEVMEERQVTIDGKMYTMEAPFMVLATQNPIEQEGTYALPEAQLDRFLFKIEVDYPDFEDEVKILKTHHDRKGKLPEAEIEAVLTPEMIAELRNQIHEIIVEEKLLNYIAEIINKTRNHPHLYLGASPRASIAVMNSAKAYAAVNGRDFVIPEDIKNVLKPVIAHRLILSPDREMEGMTAGSVIDMIAQSVEIPR, translated from the coding sequence ATGGATAATCAGGAAATAAATCCTCATGAAGAGGAGATAAAATTTGAGAACAGAATTCCGTTGGATGGTTTAAAGGATTCAGTTGCAAAATTAAAGGACCAGCTATCCAGGGTGATCGTTGGCCAGGAAAACTTTGTGGAACTACTCATCGTAGGGATGTTATCTAATGGCCATGTGCTAATAGAAGGTGTTCCGGGAGTGGCTAAGACAATCACTGCAAAGCTATTTGCCAAATGCCTTAAGACAGATTTTAGCCGGATACAATTTACGCCAGACCTTATGCCGAGTGATGTTTTGGGAACTTCAGTTTTTAATATGAAGTCTTCAGAATTTGAATTTAAAAAAGGTCCGATATTTTCAAATATCATTCTGATTGATGAAATAAACCGTGCCCCGGCAAAAACTCAGGCAGCTCTTTTTGAGGTGATGGAAGAACGCCAGGTGACCATAGACGGAAAAATGTATACTATGGAAGCACCCTTTATGGTTCTGGCAACTCAGAACCCAATAGAACAGGAAGGAACCTATGCCCTGCCCGAGGCCCAGTTAGATCGATTCCTTTTTAAGATCGAAGTAGATTATCCCGATTTTGAAGATGAAGTAAAGATCCTGAAAACTCATCATGATAGGAAAGGTAAACTACCCGAAGCAGAGATCGAAGCTGTGCTAACCCCTGAAATGATAGCTGAGCTTAGAAACCAGATCCACGAGATCATTGTAGAAGAAAAATTGCTGAATTATATCGCAGAGATCATCAACAAAACTAGAAATCACCCGCACTTGTATCTGGGAGCGAGTCCACGCGCTTCTATCGCGGTAATGAATTCTGCGAAAGCTTATGCAGCCGTGAACGGACGCGATTTTGTGATCCCAGAGGATATAAAGAATGTCCTTAAACCAGTAATCGCTCATCGATTAATTCTCTCTCCAGACAGGGAAATGGAAGGAATGACCGCTGGTAGTGTGATAGATATGATAGCTCAATCTGTAGAAATACCTCGTTAG
- a CDS encoding NAD(P)/FAD-dependent oxidoreductase, with the protein MNIPKTDLPRVAIIGGGFAGMALARKILKEDMQMVLLDRHNYHTFQPLLYQVSTSGLEPDSIAYPLRKITRSSKKCFFRLAEVTSISAEKNTVHTNIGDLIYDYLVIATGSKTNFFGNDSIEEHGMWMKTVPQALNIRSLILENLEQATITEDPEKRKALLNFVLAGAGPTGVELSGAIAELRNHIVPKDYPDLNPNEMNIHLLEGLDRVLPPMSEHASRKAHEMLEELGVKIHLNTMVKNYDGHLVETNTDLAIKTETFIWSAGVTGAPVQGLNASAIVEKANRYEVNAFNQVNGYENIFAIGDIALMMTEEFPKGHPMVAQPAIQQGKHLAKNIKHLIRGEKLEPFEYFDKGTMATVGRNRAVVDMHKWKFSGFFAWFVWMFVHLWFLVGFRNRTVTFFNWIYNYINYDKAARLIIRPFKGHEEKMTMDKEKV; encoded by the coding sequence ATGAATATCCCAAAAACCGACTTACCCAGAGTAGCAATAATTGGAGGTGGTTTCGCCGGAATGGCGCTTGCCAGAAAGATCCTTAAAGAGGATATGCAAATGGTTTTGCTTGACAGGCATAATTATCATACGTTTCAACCGCTTTTATACCAGGTTTCGACCTCGGGTTTGGAGCCAGATTCCATAGCCTATCCCTTGCGAAAAATTACCAGGTCCAGTAAAAAGTGTTTTTTCAGGCTTGCTGAAGTCACTTCGATCTCTGCCGAAAAAAATACAGTGCATACTAATATTGGTGATCTTATTTATGATTACCTGGTGATCGCTACGGGGTCCAAAACTAATTTCTTCGGAAATGACAGTATCGAGGAACATGGAATGTGGATGAAAACCGTACCTCAGGCTTTAAATATTAGAAGCCTTATTCTTGAAAATCTGGAGCAGGCAACAATTACCGAAGATCCCGAAAAAAGGAAAGCATTGCTGAATTTCGTTCTAGCGGGTGCAGGTCCTACCGGGGTCGAATTAAGTGGTGCGATCGCCGAATTAAGAAATCATATTGTTCCAAAAGATTATCCGGACCTTAATCCCAATGAAATGAATATTCATTTGTTGGAAGGCCTGGACAGGGTTTTACCGCCTATGAGCGAGCATGCTTCGAGAAAAGCACATGAAATGCTTGAAGAGCTGGGAGTAAAAATCCACTTGAACACGATGGTGAAGAACTATGATGGGCATCTTGTGGAAACCAATACAGACCTTGCCATTAAAACCGAAACTTTCATCTGGTCTGCCGGTGTAACCGGAGCGCCTGTACAAGGCTTGAATGCCTCTGCGATTGTTGAGAAGGCCAATAGATATGAGGTAAATGCTTTTAATCAGGTAAACGGATATGAGAATATTTTCGCGATAGGTGATATCGCTTTGATGATGACCGAGGAATTTCCTAAAGGTCATCCTATGGTAGCTCAACCGGCAATCCAGCAAGGAAAACACCTGGCTAAAAACATCAAGCATTTAATAAGAGGTGAAAAACTTGAGCCATTTGAATATTTTGATAAGGGAACCATGGCAACTGTGGGACGTAACAGGGCTGTGGTAGACATGCATAAATGGAAATTCTCAGGATTTTTCGCCTGGTTCGTATGGATGTTCGTGCATCTATGGTTCCTGGTAGGCTTCCGGAATAGGACAGTAACCTTCTTTAACTGGATCTATAATTATATTAACTACGATAAAGCCGCCAGACTGATCATAAGACCGTTTAAAGGTCATGAGGAGAAAATGACG
- a CDS encoding CoA pyrophosphatase: MEFEIFKNRISKLKKMQLPGESAHRKLAPLIRINELEKIDMSKRNPQEAGVMAVFYPDIEMETRLVLILRKTYKGVHSNQVGFPGGRVEESDKDLRDTALRETEEEVGIPQNEIEVIKELTRLYIPPSNFWVQPYLGLMSHTPKMIAQESEVEKILEVKLSDFLNDENVITENLSTSYAKEIEVPAYSLNGYVVWGATGMMLSEIRELLLKI; this comes from the coding sequence ATGGAATTTGAAATTTTTAAAAACAGGATTTCAAAGTTAAAAAAAATGCAGCTTCCGGGAGAGTCTGCGCACAGGAAACTAGCCCCGCTCATTAGGATTAATGAACTTGAGAAAATAGATATGTCTAAACGGAATCCTCAGGAGGCTGGGGTAATGGCCGTTTTTTATCCTGATATTGAAATGGAAACAAGATTGGTTCTGATTCTCAGGAAGACATATAAGGGGGTGCATTCCAACCAGGTTGGATTTCCCGGAGGCCGCGTGGAGGAATCTGATAAAGACCTTAGAGATACTGCGTTAAGAGAAACTGAAGAAGAAGTGGGTATCCCTCAAAATGAGATCGAAGTGATAAAAGAATTAACCCGTTTATATATTCCGCCTTCAAATTTCTGGGTACAACCATACCTGGGATTGATGTCCCATACTCCTAAAATGATCGCCCAGGAATCTGAAGTTGAAAAAATTCTGGAAGTAAAGCTCAGTGATTTCTTAAATGATGAGAATGTGATCACCGAGAATTTAAGTACTTCCTATGCTAAAGAGATCGAAGTGCCAGCTTACAGCCTGAATGGTTATGTGGTTTGGGGAGCAACGGGAATGATGCTGAGTGAAATAAGGGAATTGCTATTGAAGATTTAA
- a CDS encoding peptidylprolyl isomerase, with amino-acid sequence MFRQLSLVAIFSILLFASCEDKETSSKKGETLSPEALKAQQQEDSIQRARDSIFELRKKELAEDDKQTKIEKNDMFPIAQEQLIPTLTEYGKNNPETKVRIKTKIGNIDVQLYRDTPLHRANFIMLVKNDYFNNTFFHRVAPGFVIQGGNADNQVTASSRADVGNYLIPSEFDAGHKHTYGAFSAAKYAEQNVSKASSPFEFFIVMDKGGTPHLNNDHTVYGRVISGMDVAEKIAQVETGNSEWPIDNVEMDIEILE; translated from the coding sequence ATGTTCAGACAGCTTTCTTTAGTAGCAATTTTTTCAATTCTTCTTTTCGCAAGTTGTGAAGATAAGGAAACTTCCTCAAAAAAAGGTGAAACACTATCTCCTGAAGCTTTAAAGGCCCAGCAGCAGGAAGATTCTATCCAGCGGGCTCGTGATAGTATCTTTGAACTTCGCAAAAAAGAACTGGCAGAAGATGATAAACAAACCAAGATAGAAAAGAATGATATGTTCCCAATAGCGCAGGAACAACTTATTCCTACTCTTACAGAATACGGAAAGAATAATCCGGAAACAAAGGTGAGGATCAAGACGAAAATCGGGAATATTGACGTTCAGCTATATCGGGACACACCATTACACCGCGCTAATTTTATCATGTTGGTGAAAAATGATTATTTCAACAATACCTTTTTTCATCGGGTTGCGCCTGGTTTCGTGATCCAGGGCGGTAATGCAGATAACCAGGTGACCGCGAGTAGTCGTGCAGATGTTGGAAATTACCTGATCCCGAGCGAATTTGATGCCGGCCACAAACATACCTATGGAGCCTTTTCAGCAGCTAAATATGCCGAACAAAATGTGAGTAAGGCATCCTCCCCTTTTGAATTCTTTATTGTAATGGATAAAGGCGGAACTCCACACCTTAATAATGATCATACCGTTTATGGAAGAGTGATAAGCGGCATGGATGTGGCTGAAAAGATCGCGCAGGTAGAAACCGGAAATTCGGAATGGCCAATAGATAATGTTGAAATGGATATTGAAATACTGGAGTAA
- a CDS encoding RNA polymerase sigma factor, which produces MNKELEHQFVTNLEKHQNIAHKICRIYTNDQDSHNDLFQEITIQLWKAYPKFRGDSKFSTWMYRVALNTAITLYRKKKRSIKTQDYDTVHFKIKAEEYNDEAERHLKIMYDAIKQLNDIDKALVFLYLEDKNYAEISYTLGITEVNARVKMNRVKTKLKNIINP; this is translated from the coding sequence GTGAACAAAGAATTAGAACATCAGTTTGTGACAAATCTGGAGAAACACCAGAATATAGCACACAAAATCTGCCGTATCTATACCAATGACCAGGATTCGCATAATGATCTTTTTCAGGAGATTACTATTCAACTTTGGAAAGCATATCCCAAATTCAGGGGAGATTCAAAATTTAGTACCTGGATGTACAGGGTCGCTTTGAACACCGCGATCACACTATACCGAAAGAAAAAAAGAAGTATCAAAACCCAGGATTATGACACCGTACATTTTAAAATAAAAGCCGAAGAATACAATGACGAAGCAGAAAGGCATTTGAAGATCATGTATGATGCGATAAAACAATTGAACGATATAGATAAAGCCCTCGTTTTTCTTTATCTCGAGGATAAGAATTATGCAGAGATCTCTTATACGCTGGGGATCACAGAAGTTAATGCAAGAGTTAAAATGAACAGGGTAAAAACAAAATTAAAGAACATTATAAATCCTTAA
- a CDS encoding DUF2141 domain-containing protein, with protein MKTIAVLVAMLIGALVQAQAEKSGNISATVPNVIGTEGNVKFGLYSEDTFMKAAPEYSVMAEIQDGKAIANFENIPQGTYALLVMHDKNDNGKMDFDASGIPTENYGSSGTGMSYGPPSWDHSKFEFKGEQKELEIRF; from the coding sequence ATGAAAACAATCGCAGTATTAGTAGCCATGTTAATTGGAGCCCTGGTTCAGGCACAAGCAGAAAAGTCTGGAAACATCAGTGCCACCGTACCTAATGTTATAGGAACTGAAGGAAATGTAAAATTCGGATTATATTCTGAAGATACTTTTATGAAAGCAGCTCCCGAATATTCGGTTATGGCTGAAATCCAGGATGGAAAAGCCATCGCAAATTTTGAAAATATTCCTCAAGGTACTTATGCCCTTCTAGTTATGCACGATAAAAACGATAATGGAAAAATGGATTTCGACGCCAGTGGTATTCCGACAGAAAATTATGGTTCAAGCGGAACTGGAATGAGCTATGGACCACCAAGCTGGGACCATTCTAAATTTGAATTCAAAGGAGAACAAAAGGAACTGGAAATACGATTTTAG
- a CDS encoding DUF58 domain-containing protein — translation MLKFLRSLYFGRRLFYALFAISALFLVSYWFEPLYRITWILASILLVLLLTDLITLFKGPPIEAERYLPEKFSNSDENVVKVSIKNNYGFKVNSEVIDEIPVQFQKRDFLRSSEIPAHSTIDFEYYLKPLQRGEYVFGNLNIFIFTFLKLVKRRFIFNKDQMVKVYPSFIQMKKLDFLALDQKISLHGIKRIRRIGHTMEFEQIKEYVRGDDVRTINWKATAKHGNLMVNQFQDERSQPVYSIIDCGRAMKMPFEGLSLLDYAINSTLAFSNVALKKKDKVGMLSFSNKIDNLQKASSKLSQLNRIMEALYNVNTSFFDSDFSLLYSRVKKHISHRSLLMVYTNFEHISGLQRQLPFLKALAKQHLVVVIFFENTEITNLTKMIPENVSESAHQIVAEQFSHNKLLMAKELQRHGIQTLLTRPEDLSINAINKYLEIKSRGLL, via the coding sequence GTGCTAAAATTTTTGAGATCATTATATTTTGGAAGAAGGCTTTTCTATGCCCTTTTCGCTATTTCCGCACTTTTTCTGGTTTCATACTGGTTCGAACCATTATATCGAATAACCTGGATTTTAGCCTCAATTCTGCTGGTACTTTTACTCACAGATCTCATTACTCTTTTTAAAGGCCCTCCTATTGAGGCAGAAAGATACTTACCTGAGAAATTCTCGAATTCAGATGAAAATGTAGTTAAGGTCAGCATTAAAAATAATTATGGATTCAAGGTGAATTCTGAAGTGATCGATGAGATCCCTGTACAATTTCAAAAAAGGGATTTTCTTAGATCTTCTGAAATCCCTGCACATTCCACAATAGATTTTGAATATTATTTAAAGCCATTGCAAAGAGGAGAATATGTATTCGGGAACCTGAATATATTTATCTTTACTTTCCTTAAACTGGTAAAAAGAAGATTCATCTTTAATAAAGATCAGATGGTGAAGGTTTATCCTTCATTTATTCAAATGAAAAAACTGGATTTTCTGGCCCTGGACCAGAAGATAAGTTTACATGGTATTAAACGGATTAGGAGAATTGGTCATACCATGGAATTTGAACAGATCAAAGAATATGTTCGAGGAGATGATGTGAGGACTATTAACTGGAAAGCCACCGCCAAGCACGGCAATCTAATGGTAAATCAATTCCAGGATGAAAGATCTCAGCCAGTTTACTCCATTATAGATTGCGGAAGAGCAATGAAAATGCCTTTTGAAGGCTTAAGCCTATTGGATTATGCCATCAACAGTACTCTGGCATTTTCTAACGTGGCTTTAAAAAAGAAGGATAAGGTAGGTATGCTAAGCTTTTCGAATAAAATAGATAACCTGCAAAAAGCCAGTTCCAAACTAAGCCAGTTGAACAGGATCATGGAAGCTCTTTATAATGTAAATACCAGTTTTTTTGATAGTGATTTCAGCCTGCTATACTCCAGAGTAAAAAAACACATAAGCCACCGCAGCCTTTTGATGGTCTATACCAATTTTGAGCATATTTCTGGGCTGCAAAGACAACTTCCGTTCTTAAAAGCATTGGCAAAGCAACACCTTGTAGTTGTAATTTTCTTCGAGAATACCGAGATCACTAATTTAACTAAGATGATCCCTGAAAATGTAAGTGAAAGTGCTCACCAGATCGTGGCTGAGCAATTCTCACACAACAAACTATTAATGGCAAAGGAGCTGCAAAGACATGGTATACAAACATTACTTACGCGTCCTGAAGATCTAAGTATCAACGCGATAAATAAATACCTGGAGATCAAGTCCAGAGGATTACTTTAG
- a CDS encoding lysophospholipid acyltransferase family protein, with amino-acid sequence MGLFKKNPFGHYIILKKWLIRIFGVLTHRRYRGFNELQIEGSEIIKNLPDTNVLFVSNHQTYFADVTAMFHVFNASLSGRVDSIKNIGYIWQPKLNIYYVAAKETMRAGLLARIMSYAGAITVERTWRSKGQEVKREVNPNDTENIGLALDDGWVITFPQGTTKPFKPIRKGTAHIIKNHKPIVIPIVIDGFRRSFDKKGLRIKKRGILQTFQIKEPLEIDYENESIEEIVSKLEYAIEQHPSFLKVIPAEEIQAMEDLNEQRRWGY; translated from the coding sequence ATGGGATTATTCAAAAAGAATCCATTCGGGCATTATATAATTCTGAAGAAGTGGTTGATCCGCATTTTTGGGGTACTTACGCACAGGCGATATAGAGGCTTTAATGAACTTCAGATCGAAGGATCAGAGATCATTAAAAATTTGCCTGATACCAATGTTCTTTTCGTTTCCAACCATCAAACTTATTTCGCAGATGTAACTGCCATGTTCCATGTTTTTAATGCCAGTTTAAGTGGCAGGGTAGATAGCATCAAGAATATTGGCTATATATGGCAGCCTAAATTGAATATCTATTATGTAGCTGCAAAGGAAACCATGAGAGCCGGCCTACTGGCAAGGATCATGTCTTATGCCGGTGCTATTACTGTAGAGCGTACCTGGAGATCTAAAGGGCAGGAGGTTAAAAGGGAAGTGAACCCAAATGACACAGAGAATATTGGCCTCGCACTGGATGACGGTTGGGTAATCACTTTCCCTCAGGGAACTACGAAACCGTTTAAACCAATTAGAAAAGGAACTGCGCATATTATCAAAAACCATAAACCTATTGTTATTCCTATCGTGATCGATGGTTTTAGAAGATCTTTCGATAAAAAAGGATTGCGCATCAAGAAAAGAGGAATACTTCAAACTTTTCAGATCAAAGAACCTTTAGAGATCGACTATGAAAATGAAAGTATTGAAGAGATCGTAAGTAAACTGGAATACGCTATAGAGCAGCATCCCTCATTCCTTAAAGTAATTCCCGCAGAAGAGATCCAGGCTATGGAAGATCTTAACGAGCAGCGCCGTTGGGGATACTAG
- a CDS encoding DUF4350 domain-containing protein: MNRTYKIAFGLFLLLIISLAWLESSEPDPINWTPSFTAKDKIPLGAFVFYESWKSQQPDNIADIRVPPYEFLSDTTVQGTYFFLNNYVDFDDNELDNVLAWVSRGNKLFISAYNFGENLTDTLKLETASFISSDEFKSRPQLNLVNSSLKFEKPLEFDHDLPALFFQKIDTTNNLVLGTASFGGTDPEEKINFIKREFGNGEIYLHSTPQAFSNYFLLKEENYKYAEALLAYFAGNNILWDAYYKSGKSFYSSPLYILLNNRPLKWAYYFVLISAILFVLFEGKRKQRSIPVVDPPMNKSYEFTETVSQLYLEQKKFHELGLKKIALFMEYIRTEYRLDTSDLNEQFYKDLSVKSEKSIEDTKKLFERISYFQDEKRNERDDFFELSKHINSFKKKHG, from the coding sequence ATGAATAGGACCTATAAGATCGCTTTTGGCCTTTTTCTACTTCTCATCATTTCGCTGGCATGGTTAGAAAGTTCTGAACCCGATCCAATTAACTGGACACCGAGTTTTACTGCAAAAGACAAAATCCCTCTTGGAGCCTTCGTTTTTTACGAAAGCTGGAAGAGTCAACAGCCAGATAATATTGCAGATATCAGGGTTCCGCCCTATGAATTCCTTAGCGACACTACCGTGCAAGGAACCTATTTCTTCCTTAACAATTACGTAGATTTCGATGATAATGAACTGGATAATGTCCTGGCATGGGTTTCAAGGGGAAACAAATTATTCATTTCAGCCTATAATTTTGGTGAGAATTTAACCGATACCCTAAAATTGGAGACCGCTTCATTTATTAGCTCTGACGAGTTCAAATCCAGGCCACAATTGAACCTGGTGAATTCCTCGCTAAAATTTGAAAAACCATTGGAATTTGACCATGATCTACCGGCATTATTTTTCCAAAAGATCGATACCACTAATAACCTGGTTCTGGGAACGGCCAGTTTTGGTGGGACAGATCCTGAAGAAAAGATCAATTTTATAAAAAGGGAATTTGGAAATGGGGAAATATATCTGCATTCTACCCCGCAGGCTTTCAGTAATTATTTTTTACTGAAAGAAGAAAACTATAAATATGCTGAGGCTCTTCTGGCCTATTTCGCTGGCAATAATATTCTTTGGGACGCTTATTATAAATCTGGCAAGAGTTTTTACAGCTCTCCGCTTTATATTCTTTTAAATAATAGGCCACTGAAATGGGCGTATTATTTCGTACTTATCTCAGCGATTCTTTTCGTGCTATTCGAAGGTAAAAGAAAACAAAGATCCATTCCGGTTGTAGATCCTCCAATGAACAAATCTTATGAGTTCACAGAAACTGTCTCACAGTTATACCTCGAGCAAAAGAAATTTCACGAACTTGGACTCAAGAAGATCGCACTTTTCATGGAGTATATAAGAACTGAATACAGGTTGGATACCTCAGATCTAAATGAGCAGTTCTATAAAGATCTATCGGTTAAAAGTGAAAAAAGTATTGAAGACACAAAAAAGCTGTTTGAAAGAATCTCTTATTTTCAGGATGAGAAGCGAAATGAAAGGGATGATTTCTTTGAACTAAGCAAACACATAAATTCATTTAAGAAGAAACATGGATAA
- a CDS encoding RDD family protein, whose product MDNFQIETAQNISIEQNVAGIGERILAFIIDLAIIVVYMIFASLIIAGINGDNGNLMMYYLVLGLPSFLYYLLWETFWNGRTPGKALVQIRVVKMDGTRPQFSNYLVRWLLRIIDISLTTGGVAVVTILLNGKGQRLGDIAAGTTVISDKKKIGIDNTLAVDLPENYQPKYPQVTVLSDMDIQEVKNLYDQARREAQHHIILSLSEKLADLMDVKFEERPIEFVQRVINDYNYYTQQ is encoded by the coding sequence ATGGATAACTTTCAAATTGAAACCGCTCAAAATATTAGTATTGAACAGAATGTTGCGGGAATAGGAGAGCGTATCCTTGCTTTTATAATAGACCTGGCGATTATTGTGGTTTATATGATCTTCGCATCCCTTATCATTGCAGGAATAAATGGAGATAATGGGAATTTGATGATGTATTACCTTGTTCTGGGTCTTCCTTCATTCTTATATTACCTCCTTTGGGAAACTTTCTGGAATGGTAGAACTCCCGGAAAGGCACTGGTACAAATTAGGGTGGTAAAGATGGATGGCACCAGGCCCCAGTTTTCAAATTACCTGGTTAGATGGCTGCTCAGGATCATTGATATTAGCCTTACTACTGGTGGAGTTGCGGTGGTAACGATTCTTCTTAACGGTAAGGGACAAAGATTGGGAGATATTGCTGCGGGAACCACGGTGATTTCAGATAAAAAGAAAATAGGGATTGATAATACCCTGGCGGTAGACCTTCCCGAAAATTACCAGCCCAAATATCCTCAGGTTACCGTTTTAAGCGATATGGATATACAGGAAGTGAAAAACCTTTATGATCAGGCCAGGAGGGAGGCACAGCATCATATTATTCTTTCCTTAAGCGAAAAACTGGCCGATCTTATGGATGTGAAATTCGAAGAGAGACCTATTGAATTCGTGCAAAGAGTGATTAACGACTACAATTATTACACGCAGCAGTAA
- a CDS encoding DUF4129 domain-containing protein: MKNRILVIILFLFFGNIYPQQADSIAERREIKYDKTNGLAPLDFDEEKISEYREQEDFDYLDEVENENWWTRFKKWINAKYNQFINWLFGDYEPNSVLAIFITILPWLLLLILIGLIIWLFSRLNPGGNILQKPKQSEVFLTEEEELVKSQNLPALIKEAIHNGQFRLAVRYYYLNELRKLDEMKLIDYEYQKTNKDYSEEIKDEKIRSHFSEITKLYEFIWYGSFQVSETDFRLVEKGFLRMEEVLKSVSYE; this comes from the coding sequence TTGAAAAACCGAATTCTTGTCATTATTCTTTTTCTTTTCTTCGGAAATATCTATCCGCAGCAGGCTGATTCCATTGCTGAAAGGAGAGAGATAAAATATGATAAGACCAATGGTCTGGCCCCACTGGATTTTGATGAAGAAAAAATTTCAGAATATAGAGAACAGGAAGATTTTGATTATTTAGATGAAGTTGAAAATGAGAACTGGTGGACGCGTTTCAAAAAGTGGATCAATGCAAAATATAACCAGTTTATCAACTGGCTTTTTGGAGATTATGAACCAAATTCTGTACTCGCAATATTTATCACCATACTTCCATGGTTACTACTGCTTATCCTAATTGGTCTAATAATATGGTTATTCTCCAGGTTAAATCCCGGTGGAAATATTCTACAGAAACCGAAACAAAGTGAAGTTTTCCTTACGGAAGAAGAAGAACTGGTAAAGAGTCAGAATCTTCCTGCCCTTATCAAAGAAGCTATACATAATGGGCAATTCCGGCTAGCCGTGCGCTATTATTATTTGAACGAACTGCGTAAGCTGGATGAAATGAAACTCATAGATTACGAATATCAGAAAACAAACAAAGATTATTCAGAAGAGATAAAAGATGAAAAGATACGTAGTCACTTTTCTGAGATCACCAAGTTGTATGAATTCATCTGGTATGGAAGTTTCCAGGTTTCCGAAACAGATTTCAGGCTCGTGGAAAAAGGTTTTTTACGAATGGAAGAGGTATTAAAATCGGTAAGCTATGAATAG